A stretch of Amycolatopsis balhimycina FH 1894 DNA encodes these proteins:
- a CDS encoding general stress protein: protein MTTAFTQQTTIGQQQARPQLPTLPTGWPIGSYESYEQAQRAVDHLAGTDFPVTDVTIVGVEPLLVERIAGKMSWGKVLGSAATSGAMFGLFLGLVLSLLNPGAGLVPIAIGLVAGLGFNLLFGALGYAVNRNKRGFISQSQLVARRYDVLSQPRNAEKGRALLADLAARSAFGH, encoded by the coding sequence ATGACCACAGCATTCACGCAGCAGACCACGATCGGACAGCAGCAGGCCCGGCCCCAGCTGCCGACCCTGCCCACCGGCTGGCCGATCGGTTCGTACGAGTCCTACGAGCAGGCACAGCGCGCGGTCGACCACCTCGCGGGCACCGACTTCCCCGTCACCGACGTCACGATCGTGGGCGTGGAGCCGCTGCTCGTCGAGCGGATCGCGGGCAAGATGTCCTGGGGCAAGGTCCTCGGCAGCGCGGCGACGTCCGGCGCCATGTTCGGCCTGTTCCTCGGTCTGGTGCTCAGCCTGCTGAACCCGGGCGCCGGACTGGTCCCGATCGCGATCGGCCTCGTCGCCGGCCTCGGGTTCAACCTGCTCTTCGGCGCGCTGGGCTACGCGGTGAACCGCAACAAGCGCGGGTTCATCTCGCAGAGCCAGCTGGTCGCCCGCCGCTACGACGTCCTGTCCCAGCCCCGCAACGCCGAGAAGGGCCGCGCGCTGCTGGCGGACCTGGCGGCGCGCAGCGCTTTCGGCCACTGA
- a CDS encoding alpha/beta fold hydrolase, protein MWVPSLTEVGADVFAPRTRVVHGYERAYRMAGRGPALLFLHGIGDDSSTWLDLLASLAADFTVIAPDLLGHGASAKPRADYSVAAYACGMRDLLTTLDVDRVTVVGHSLGGGVAMQFAYQFPERCERLVLVGSGGVGASVHPLLRLAAAPGAGLMLPLLGTRPALTVLRGFAELLRVSEGLGLGPDLDYVLTRYVRLLEPSTRSAFLRTLRSVVDWRGQVVNMLDRCYLTEGIPTLLVWGTDDRVVPSGHAQRAHRAMPGSRLVLFEGAGHFPHRSDPARFLEILREFLDSTPPARYDRARWGEVLRSGRPPQAPDPAEIPDAPAVSSGT, encoded by the coding sequence GTGTGGGTGCCGTCACTCACGGAGGTCGGGGCGGACGTCTTCGCCCCGCGCACACGGGTCGTCCACGGGTACGAGCGCGCCTACCGGATGGCCGGGCGCGGACCGGCTCTGCTGTTCCTGCACGGCATCGGCGACGACTCGTCGACGTGGCTGGATCTGCTGGCGTCGCTGGCGGCCGACTTCACGGTGATCGCGCCCGACCTGCTCGGCCACGGCGCATCGGCCAAGCCGCGCGCGGACTACTCGGTCGCCGCCTACGCGTGCGGCATGCGGGACCTGCTGACCACGCTCGACGTCGACCGGGTCACCGTGGTCGGGCATTCGCTCGGCGGCGGCGTCGCGATGCAGTTCGCCTACCAGTTCCCGGAACGCTGCGAACGGCTGGTCCTGGTCGGCTCGGGCGGGGTCGGGGCGAGCGTGCACCCGCTGCTGCGGCTGGCCGCCGCGCCGGGCGCGGGCCTGATGCTGCCCTTGCTCGGGACGCGGCCGGCGCTGACGGTCCTGCGCGGCTTCGCCGAGCTGCTGCGGGTGTCCGAAGGGCTGGGGCTGGGCCCGGACCTCGACTACGTGCTCACCCGTTATGTCCGGCTGCTCGAGCCGAGCACGCGGTCGGCGTTCCTGCGCACGTTGCGCTCGGTGGTCGACTGGCGCGGGCAGGTCGTGAACATGCTCGACCGGTGCTACCTGACCGAGGGAATCCCGACGCTGCTGGTGTGGGGGACGGACGACCGGGTGGTGCCGAGCGGCCACGCGCAGCGCGCGCACCGGGCGATGCCGGGCAGCCGGCTGGTGCTGTTCGAGGGGGCGGGCCACTTCCCGCACCGCTCGGATCCGGCGCGGTTCCTGGAGATCCTGCGCGAGTTCCTGGATTCGACGCCGCCGGCGCGCTACGACCGGGCCCGGTGGGGTGAGGTGCTGCGTTCGGGCCGCCCGCCGCAAGCACCGGACCCGGCGGAGATCCCGGACGCGCCGGCGGTCTCCTCCGGCACCTGA
- a CDS encoding SMP-30/gluconolactonase/LRE family protein, with the protein MDLVKTDFQVLDERFARVNGDEWMQRLHTGCRWTEGPVYFPAGRYLVFSDIPNDRTLRWDETTGRVGVFRQPSNYANGHTADRRGRLVSCEQGLRRVTRTEHDGSITVLADAYQGKRLNSPNDVVEHSDGSIWFTDPSYGIDSDYEGYRAESEIGGCHVYRVDPSGEVRIVADDFSRPNGLAFSADESLLYIADTRQDPSHLRVFGVRENGTLTGGEIFATSDKGGFDGVRVDSEGQVWAAAHDGLHCFAPDGTRIGKLLIPEICSNFTFGGARGNELFITASSSLYTLRVTVNGARYPR; encoded by the coding sequence ATGGATCTGGTGAAGACGGACTTTCAGGTGCTCGACGAGCGCTTCGCACGCGTCAACGGCGACGAGTGGATGCAGCGCCTGCACACCGGCTGCCGCTGGACCGAGGGACCGGTGTACTTCCCGGCCGGCCGGTACCTGGTGTTCAGCGACATCCCGAACGACCGCACGCTGCGCTGGGACGAGACGACCGGCCGGGTCGGGGTGTTCCGGCAGCCGTCGAACTACGCGAACGGCCACACAGCTGACCGCCGGGGACGCCTGGTCAGCTGCGAGCAGGGCCTCCGCCGGGTGACGCGCACCGAGCACGACGGCTCGATCACGGTGCTGGCCGACGCGTATCAGGGAAAGCGGTTGAACAGCCCGAACGACGTCGTCGAGCACTCGGACGGGTCGATCTGGTTCACCGACCCGAGCTACGGCATCGACAGCGACTACGAGGGCTACCGCGCGGAGAGCGAGATCGGCGGGTGTCACGTGTACCGCGTCGACCCGTCGGGCGAGGTGCGGATCGTCGCCGACGACTTCTCGCGCCCGAACGGGCTGGCGTTTTCGGCCGACGAGTCACTGCTGTACATCGCCGACACCCGGCAGGACCCGAGCCACCTCCGCGTGTTCGGCGTCCGCGAAAACGGCACGCTGACGGGCGGCGAGATCTTCGCGACGAGCGACAAGGGCGGCTTCGACGGAGTCCGCGTCGACAGCGAAGGCCAGGTCTGGGCCGCGGCCCACGACGGCCTGCACTGCTTCGCCCCCGACGGAACCCGGATCGGCAAGCTCCTGATCCCGGAGATCTGCTCGAACTTCACGTTCGGCGGCGCACGGGGGAACGAGCTGTTCATCACGGCGTCGAGTTCGCTGTACACGCTGAGGGTGACGGTCAACGGCGCCCGCTACCCACGCTGA
- a CDS encoding PadR family transcriptional regulator yields the protein MEISQLLKGVLDLAVLAVLREEDGYGYDVLRRLRSAGLDEVGDASVYGTLRRLYKAGLLTSYVVPSEEGPHRKYYSLNEPGRARLAESGKTWQSFASTMNVLLGEAA from the coding sequence GTGGAGATCAGTCAGCTGCTCAAGGGTGTGCTCGATCTCGCCGTCCTCGCGGTGCTCCGCGAGGAGGACGGCTACGGGTACGACGTCCTGCGAAGACTCAGGAGCGCCGGCCTGGACGAGGTGGGGGACGCGTCGGTGTACGGGACGTTGCGCAGGCTGTACAAGGCCGGCTTGCTCACCTCGTACGTGGTGCCCAGCGAGGAGGGGCCCCACCGCAAGTACTACAGCCTGAACGAGCCGGGCCGCGCGCGCCTGGCGGAGTCCGGCAAAACCTGGCAGAGCTTCGCTTCGACGATGAACGTGCTTTTGGGAGAGGCAGCATGA
- a CDS encoding glutamine synthetase family protein gives MARRRGMLTLDELRARVDAGTIDTVLVALTDMQGRLQGKRCSAEFFLDEVVSHATEACNYLLAVDVDMNTVDGYALSSWDSGYGDFVLRPDLETLREIPWQEGTALVLADVERVQGGPVSVSPRQILRRQLDRLAERGLAAFVGTELEFIVFDDTYEAAWDKRYHGLKPANQYNVDYSMLGTARLEPLLRRIRNEMAGAGLYPESAKGECNPGQQEIAFRYTDALSTCDNHGVYKNGAKEIAAQEGKSLTFMAKYNEREGNSCHIHISLRSAEGRAVLAGDSEHGFSKLMEHFLAGQLAGLHELTYFFAPNINSYKRFVPGSFAPTAIAWGTDNRTCALRVVGHGESLRVENRVPGGDVNPYLAVAALIAAGLHGIENELELEEPFTGNAYNSDRGTVPTTLPEAAAALVGSELARSAFGEDVVEHYLNAAKIEVDAYNAAVTDWELIRGFERL, from the coding sequence ATGGCACGCAGGCGAGGCATGCTCACGCTCGACGAACTCCGGGCGCGCGTGGACGCGGGCACGATCGACACCGTGCTCGTCGCGCTGACGGACATGCAGGGCAGGCTGCAGGGCAAACGCTGCTCGGCGGAGTTCTTCCTGGACGAGGTCGTCAGCCACGCCACCGAAGCCTGCAACTACCTCCTGGCCGTCGACGTCGACATGAACACCGTCGACGGCTACGCGCTCTCTTCGTGGGACAGCGGCTACGGCGACTTCGTGCTGCGCCCCGACCTCGAGACGCTGCGGGAGATCCCCTGGCAGGAGGGCACCGCGCTGGTCCTGGCCGACGTCGAGCGCGTGCAGGGCGGCCCGGTCTCGGTGTCGCCGCGGCAGATCCTGCGCCGCCAGCTCGACCGCCTCGCCGAACGCGGGCTCGCCGCCTTCGTCGGCACCGAGCTCGAGTTCATCGTCTTCGACGACACCTACGAAGCCGCCTGGGACAAGCGCTACCACGGCCTCAAGCCCGCCAACCAGTACAACGTCGACTACTCGATGCTCGGCACCGCCCGGCTGGAGCCGCTGCTGCGCCGCATCCGCAACGAGATGGCCGGCGCCGGGCTCTACCCGGAGTCCGCCAAGGGCGAGTGCAACCCCGGCCAGCAGGAGATCGCCTTCCGCTACACGGACGCGCTGAGCACGTGCGACAACCACGGCGTCTACAAGAACGGTGCCAAGGAGATCGCCGCGCAGGAGGGCAAGAGCCTCACCTTCATGGCGAAGTACAACGAGCGCGAGGGCAACTCCTGCCACATCCACATCAGCCTGCGCTCGGCCGAGGGCCGCGCCGTCCTGGCGGGGGACAGCGAGCACGGCTTCTCGAAGCTGATGGAGCACTTCCTCGCCGGCCAGCTCGCCGGGCTGCACGAGCTGACGTACTTCTTCGCCCCGAACATCAACTCCTACAAGCGGTTCGTGCCCGGCAGCTTCGCGCCGACCGCGATCGCCTGGGGCACCGACAACCGCACCTGCGCGCTGCGCGTCGTCGGCCACGGCGAGTCGCTGCGCGTCGAAAACCGCGTGCCCGGGGGCGACGTCAACCCGTACCTCGCCGTCGCCGCGCTGATCGCGGCCGGCCTCCACGGCATCGAGAACGAGCTGGAGCTGGAGGAACCCTTCACGGGCAACGCCTACAACTCCGACCGCGGCACCGTGCCGACCACCCTGCCCGAGGCCGCCGCGGCCCTGGTCGGCAGCGAGCTGGCGCGTTCGGCGTTCGGCGAAGACGTCGTCGAGCACTACCTGAACGCGGCGAAGATCGAGGTGGACGCGTACAACGCCGCCGTCACCGACTGGGAGCTGATCCGTGGCTTCGAACGACTCTGA
- a CDS encoding DUF1700 domain-containing protein yields the protein MSDKPTAVRVYLARVRTALADLPASEVEEILEDVRPHLAELEAELGEGARVEALIERLGTPESYAAELRASGGYPPEGEGTTQVIAATAPGLAKPRIALWGLLVSALALALLAFGVAAAGRVEVLAGLLLVAPVFAVSLVLMLRGGVAPVLALPEVAWLRAALAKGREQDEAGKLLRYLASLKPAWWVLCALALIAFGLLLMVRQRSAVLLVPFLLLVGAAIVWAGPRVRRDRRLLWLAVPVSAFAVGSVLGGFGAVADLLPRDRTYVGSPSYYPAEDHYGNDQLNYGGRSIENVYAFDGEGKPLTEVYLYDEEGRPITLTRYGCERASGSWQKIGADNRFPRPKIEQGVTDDQGNYNGYNGYRAACREDAGVPFSAAIPKVTVPSSTPAPASPTPTR from the coding sequence ATGAGCGACAAGCCGACCGCCGTGCGGGTTTATCTGGCGCGGGTCCGCACCGCGCTCGCCGACCTGCCCGCGAGCGAGGTCGAGGAGATCCTCGAGGACGTCCGCCCGCATCTGGCGGAGCTGGAGGCCGAGCTGGGGGAGGGCGCCCGCGTCGAGGCCCTGATCGAACGGCTCGGCACGCCCGAAAGCTACGCCGCCGAGCTGCGCGCGTCCGGCGGGTACCCGCCGGAAGGGGAGGGCACGACGCAGGTGATCGCGGCGACCGCGCCCGGCCTGGCGAAACCGCGGATCGCGTTGTGGGGCCTTTTGGTGAGCGCGCTGGCTCTCGCGCTGCTCGCGTTCGGCGTCGCGGCCGCCGGCCGGGTCGAGGTCCTGGCGGGCCTGCTGCTGGTGGCGCCGGTGTTCGCCGTCAGCCTGGTGCTGATGCTGCGTGGCGGTGTCGCGCCGGTGCTGGCGCTGCCGGAGGTGGCGTGGCTGCGTGCTGCGCTGGCCAAGGGGCGCGAGCAGGACGAGGCCGGCAAGCTGCTGCGCTACCTCGCTTCGCTGAAGCCGGCGTGGTGGGTGCTGTGCGCGTTGGCGCTGATCGCGTTCGGGCTGCTGCTCATGGTGCGGCAGCGGAGCGCGGTGCTGCTGGTGCCGTTCCTGCTCCTGGTGGGGGCCGCGATCGTGTGGGCCGGTCCGCGGGTGCGCCGCGACCGGCGGCTGCTGTGGCTGGCCGTGCCGGTTTCGGCGTTCGCCGTCGGGAGCGTGCTCGGCGGGTTCGGTGCCGTGGCGGACCTCCTCCCCCGCGACCGGACCTACGTCGGCTCGCCGTCCTATTACCCGGCGGAAGACCACTACGGCAACGACCAGCTGAACTACGGCGGCCGCTCGATCGAGAACGTCTACGCCTTCGACGGTGAAGGCAAGCCGCTGACCGAGGTCTACCTCTACGACGAAGAGGGCAGGCCGATCACGCTGACCCGCTACGGCTGTGAGCGCGCGAGCGGCAGCTGGCAGAAGATCGGCGCGGACAACCGGTTCCCCCGGCCGAAGATCGAGCAGGGCGTCACCGACGACCAGGGCAACTACAACGGCTACAACGGCTACCGCGCGGCGTGCCGTGAGGACGCGGGTGTGCCGTTCAGCGCCGCGATCCCGAAGGTGACGGTGCCGTCGTCCACGCCGGCACCGGCCTCGCCGACGCCGACGAGGTAA